The following are encoded in a window of Hordeum vulgare subsp. vulgare unplaced genomic scaffold, MorexV3_pseudomolecules_assembly, whole genome shotgun sequence genomic DNA:
- the LOC123420869 gene encoding DNA-directed RNA polymerase subunit beta'', which yields MAERANLVFHNKEIDGTGMKRLISRLIDHFGMGYTSHILDQLKTLGFYQATTTSISLGIEDLLTIPSKGWLVQDAEQQSFLLEKHYYYGAVHAVEKLRQSVEIWYATSEYLKQEMNSNFRITDPSNPVYLMSFSGARGNASQVHQLVGMRGLMSDPQGQMIDLPIQSNLREGLSLTEYIISCYGARKGVVDTAVRTADAGYLTRRLVEVVQHIIVRRRDCGTIRGISVSPQNGMTEKLFVQTLIGRVLADDIYIGSRCIAARNQDIGIGLVNRFITAFRAQPFRAQPIYIRTPFTCRSTSWICQLCYGRSPTHSDLVELGEAVGIIAGQSIGEPGTQLTLRTFHTGGVFTGGTADLVRSPSNGKIQFNENLVHPTRTRHGQPAFLCYIDLHVTIQSQDILYSVNIPSKSLILVQNDQYVKSEQVIAEIRAGTSTLHFKERVQKHIYSESDGEMHWSTDVYHAPEYQYGNLRRLPKTSHLWILSVSMCRSSIASFSLHKDQDQMNTYGKKDREILDYSTSDRIMSNGHWNLIYPSIFQDNSDLLAKKRRNRFVIPLQYHQEQEKELISCFGISIEIPFMGVLRRNTIFAYFDDPRYRKDKKGSGIVKFRYRTLEEEYRTRAEDSEEEYETLEHEYRTREDEYETLEESKYGILEDEYEYETLENEYGSPENKYGNPENEYRTLEKDSEEEYGNPESKYRTQEDEYGTLEEDSEDEYGSPGESGEEKYGTLEEDSEEDSEDEYESPEEDSILKKEGLIEHRGTKEFSLKYQKEVDRFFFILQELHILPRSSSLKILDNSIIGVDTQLTKNTRSGLGGLVRVKRKKSHTELKIFSGDIHFPEEADKILGGCLIPPERQKKDSKESKKKKNWVYVQRKKILKSKEKYFVSVRPTVAYEMDEGRNLATLFPQDLLQEENNLQIRLVNFIYHENSKLTQRIYHTNSQFVRTCLVVNWEQEEKEKAGASLVEVRANDLIRDFLRIELVKSTISYTRKRYDRTSGGPTPHNRLDRANSNSFYSKAKIESLSQHQEAIGTLLNRNKEYQSLMILSASNCSRIGLFKNSKHPNAIKEWNPRIPILEIFGPLGAIVASISHFSSSYYLLTHNKILLKKYLFVDNLKQTFQVLQELKYSLIDENKRISNFDSNIMLDPFLLNCHFVHHDSWEETLAIIHLGQFICENVCLFKSHIKKSGQIFSVNMDSFVIRAAKPYLATTGATVNGHYGEILYKGDRLVTFIYEKSRSSDITQGLPKVEQIFEARSIDSLSPNLERRIEDWNERIPRILGVPWGFLIGAELTIAQSRISLVNKIQKVYRSQGVQIHNRHIEIIIRQVTSKVRVSEDGMSNVFSPGELIGLLRAERAGRALDESIYYRAILLGITRASLNTQSFISEASFQETARVLAKAALRGRIDWLKGLKENVVLGGIIPVGTGFQKFVHRSPQDKNLYFEIKKKNLFASEMRDFLFLHTELVSSDSDVTNNFYET from the coding sequence ATGGCGGAACGGGCCAATCTGGTCTTTCATAATAAAGAGATAGACGGAACTGGTATGAAACGACTTATTAGCAGattaatagatcattttggaatGGGATATACATCCCATATACTGGATCAACTAAAGACTCTGGGCTTCTATCAAGCCACTACTACATCGATTTCGTTAGGAATCGAGGATCTTTTAACAATACCCTCTAAGGGATGGTTAGTCCAAGACGCGGAACAACAGAGTTTTCTTTTGGAGAAACACTATTATTATGGGGCTGTACACGCGGTAGAAAAATTACGCCAATCTGTTGAGATATGGTATGCGACAAGTGAATATTTGAAACAAGAAATGAATTCAAATTTTCGGATAACGGATCCTTCTAATCCAGTCTATCTAATGTCTTTTTCAGGAGCCAGAGGAAATGCATCTCAAGTACACCAATTAGTAGGTATGAGAGGATTAATGTCGGACCCTCAAGGACAAATGATTGATTTACCTATTCAAAGCAATTTACGCGAGGGACTTTCTTTGACAGAATATATAATTTCCTGCTATGGAGCCCGCAAAGGGGTTGTAGATACTGCTGTACGAACAGCAGATGCTGGATATCTTACACGTAGACTTGTTGAAGTAGTTCAACATATTATTGTGCGTAGAAGAGATTGTGGTACTATCCGAGGTATTTCTGTAAGTCCTCAAAATGGGATGACGGAAAAACTTTTTGTCCAAACACTAATTGGTCGTGTATTAGCAGACGATATATATATCGGTTCACGATGCATTGCCGCGCGAAATCAAGATATTGGAATTGGATTAGTCAATCGATTCATAACTGCCTTTCGAGCACAACCATTTCGAGCACAACCAATATATATTAGAACCCCCTTTACTTGCCGAAGCACTTCTTGGATCTGTCAATTATGCTATGGCCGGAGTCCTACTCATAGTGATCTGGTGGAATTGGGAGAAGCCGTAGGTATTATTGCGGGTCAATCAATTGGGGAGCCAGGGACTCAACTAACATTAAGAACTTTTCATACTGGCGGAGTATTCACAGGGGGTACTGCCGACCTTGTACGATCCCCTTCGAATGGAAAAATCCAATTCAATGAGAATTTGGTTCACCCCACACGTACCCGTCATGGACAGCCTGCTTTTCTATGTTATATAGACTTGCATGTAACTATTCAGAGTCAAGATATTCTATATAGTGTGAATATTCCCTCAAAAAGCTTGATTCTAGTGCAAAATGATCAATATGTAAAATCTGAACAAGTAATTGCGGAGATTCGTGCCGGAACGTCCACTTTACATTTTAAAGAAAGGGTACAAAAGCATATTTATTCTGAATCAGACGGCGAAATGCACTGGAGTACTGATGTTTACCATGCGCCCGAATATCAATATGGTAATCTTCGTCGATTACCAAAAACAAGCCATTTATGGATATTATCCGTAAGTATGTGCAGATCCAGTATAGCGTCTTTTTCACTCCACAAGGATCAAGATCAAATGAATACTTATGGTAAAAAAGATAGGGAAATTCTTGATTATTCAACGTCGGATCGAATCATGTCCAATGGCCATTGGAATTTGATCTATCCTTCTATTTTTCAAGATAATTCAGATTTGTTGGCGAAAAAGCGAAGAAATAGGTTCGTCATTCCATTACAATATCATCAAGAACAAGAGAAAGAACTAATATCCTGTTTTGGGATTTCGATTGAAATCCCCTTTATGGGTGTTTTACGTAGAAATACTATTTTTGCTTATTTTGACGATCCCCGATACAGAAAAGATAAAAAGGGTTCAGGAATTGTTAAATTTAGATATAGGACCCTAGAAGAAGAATATAGGACTCGAGCGGAAGACTCAGAAGAGGAATATGAGACCCTAGAACACGAATACAGGACCCGAGAGGACGAATATGAAACCCTAGAAGAATCTAAATATGGAATCCTAGAAGACGAATACGAATATGAAACCCTAGAAAACGAATATGGGAGCCCAGAAAACAAATATGGGAACCCAGAGAACGAATATAGGACTTTAGAGAAAGACTCAGAAGAGGAATATGGGAACCCAGAGAGCAAATATAGGACCCAAGAGGACGAATATGGAACtttagaagaagactcagaagacGAATATGGCAGCCCCGGGGAAAGCGGCGAGGAAAAATATGGTACTTTAGAGGAAGActcagaagaagactcagaggacGAATACGAGAGCCCAGAGGAAGATTCCATCTTAAAAAAAGAGGGTTTGATTGAGCATCGAGGAACAAAAGAATTTagtctaaaataccaaaaagaagtaGATCGGTTTTTTTTCATTCTTCAAGAACTTCATATCTTGCCGAGATCTTCATCCCTAAAGATACTTGACAATAGTATTATTGGAGTGGATACACAACTCACAAAAAATACAAGAAGTGGACTAGGCGGACTGGTCCGAGTGAAGAGAAAAAAAAGCCATACGGAACTCAAAATATTTTCCGGAGATATTCATTTTCCTGAAGAGGCAGATAAGATATTAGGTGGGTGTTTGATACCGCCAGAAAGACAAAAAAAAGATTCTAAGgaatcaaaaaaaaagaaaaattgggTCTATGTTCAACGGAAAAAAATTCTCAAGAGCAAGGAAAAGTATTTTGTTTCCGTTCGCCCTACAGTGGCATATGAAATGGACGAAGGAAGAAATTTAGCAACACTTTTCCCGCAGGATCTCTTGCAAGAAGAAAATAATCTCCAAATTCGACTTGTCAATTTTATTTATCATGAAAATAGCAAGTTAACTCAAAGAATTTATCACACAAATAGTCAATTTGTTAGAACTTGCTTAGTAGTGAATTgggaacaagaagaaaaagaaaaggctgGTGCTTCCCTTGTTGAGGTAAGAGCAAATGATCTTATTCGCGATTTCCTAAGAATTGAGTTAGTCAAGTCCACTATTTCGTATACACGAAAAAGGTATGATAGGACAAGTGGAGGACCGACTCCCCATAATAGGTTAGATCGCGCCAATAGCAATTCTTTTTATTCCAAGGCGAAGATTGAATCACTTAGCCAACATCAAGAAGCTATTGGCACTTTGTTGAATCGAAATAAAGAATACCAATCTTTGATGATTTTGTCGGCATCCAACTGTTCTCGAATTGGTTTATTCAAGAATTCAAAACATCCCAATGCGATAAAAGAATGGAATCCTAGAATTCCTATTCTAGAAATTTTTGGGCCCTTAGGGGCTATTGTAGCTAGTATATCGCATTTTTCTTCATCTTACTATTTACTAACGCATAATAAAATCCTGCTAAAAAAATATTTGTTCGTTGACAATTTGAAACAAACCTTCCAAGTACTTCAAGAACTTAAATACTctttaatagatgaaaataaaagGATTTCCAATTTCGATAGTAACATAATGTTGGATCCATTCCTTTTGAATTGTCACTTTGTCCATCATGATTCTTGGGAAGAGACATTGGCAATAATTCACCTTGGACAATTTATTTGTGAAAATGTATGTCTATTTAAATCGCACATAAAAAAATCTGGTCAAATTTTCAGTGTAAATATGGATTCCTTTGTTATAAGAGCAGCTAAACCTTATTTGGCCACTACAGGAGCAACTGTTAATGGTCATTATGGAGAAATCCTTTACAAGGGAGATAGGTTAGTTacgtttatatatgaaaaatcgaGATCTAGTGACATAACGCAAGGTCTTCCAAAAGTGGAACAAATCTTTGAAGCGCGTTCAATTGATTCATTATCCCCCAATCTCGAAAGGAGAATTGAGGATTGGAATGAGCGTATACCAAGAATTCTTGGGGTCCCTTGGGGATTCTTGATTGGAGCTGAGCTAACCATAGCCCAAAGTCGTATTTCTTTGGTTAATAAAatccaaaaggtttatcgatcccaAGGGGTACAGATCCATAATAGACATATAGAGATTATTATACGCCAAGTAACATCAAAAGTGCGGGTTTCCGAAGATGGAATGTCTAATGTTTTTTCGCCTGGGGAATTAATCGGACTATTGCGAGCGGAACGAGCAGGGCGAGCTTTGGATGAATCGATCTATTATCGGGCAATCTTATTGGGAATAACAAGGGCTTCCCTGAATACCCAAAGTTTCATATCTGAAGCAAGTTTTCAAGAAACTGCTCGAGTTTTAGCAAAAGCTGCCCTACGAGGTCGCATTGATTGGTTGAAAGGCTTGAAAGAAAACGTAGTTCTGGGGGGGATTATACCTGTTGGTACCGGATTCCAAAAATTTGTGCATCGTTCCCCACAAGACAAGAACCTTTATttcgaaataaaaaaaaaaaatctattcGCGTCGGAAATGAGAGATTTTTTGTTTCTCCATACAGAATTAGTTTCTTCAGATTCTGACGTAACAAACAATTTTTATGAGACATAA